The Actinomycetes bacterium genomic interval TATCCAACGATGGCCGTGTTGTCCTTCGTGCTGATGGCAACGATCCTGGTAATTGTGCTGGTTTACGTCAAACGAGTGGGTTCGGAGGACTTGGTATGACCGCGCCTGTCACCGACCTGCCCCCCGCCAGCAAACCGCCGGCCAGAGTCCGGTTCCGCAACTGGATCGGTAACAACGCACTGCGGATCTACGCGGTGCTGGCGTTCTTCTATCTGCTGCTGCCGGTGATGTACACGTTCGTGTTCTCCTTCAACGACTCCGGCAAGTCCAACCTCACCTGGATCGGTTTCACCTGGGACAACTGGACGAACCCGTGTGGTGCCCCGGAGGTTTGCCCGGCGGTGATTAACTCAATCACCGTGGGTCTGACGGTCACGGTGGTGGCCACCATCTTGGGCACGTTGATCGCGTTCGCGTTGGTGCGGCACCGCTTCCGGGGTCGCACCTCGACCAACCTGCTGATCTTCCTGCCGATGGCCACCCCCGAGGTCGTGCTCGGCTCGTCACTGCTGACGTTGTTCCTCAACATGGTGATTCCGCTCGGGTTCTGGACCGTGGTGTTGGCGCACATCATGTTCTGCATCAGCTTCGTGGTGGTCACCGTTAAGGCGCGACTGGCCTCGATGGACCCGAACATCGAGCAGGCTGCCATGGACCTGTACGCCTCCGAATGGCAGGCGTTCCGCCGGATCACGCTGCCGTTGGTGGCCCCCGGTATCGCTGCAGCCGCACTGTTGGCGTTCTCGCTGTCCTTCGATGACTTCATCATCACGAACTTCAACTCCGGGCAGTTCACCACCTTCCCGAAGTTCATCTACGTGGCCGACAAGCGCGGCATCCCCGCGCAGGCGTATGTCATCGCCTCAGCCATGTTCTTCATTGC includes:
- a CDS encoding ABC transporter permease, which gives rise to MTAPVTDLPPASKPPARVRFRNWIGNNALRIYAVLAFFYLLLPVMYTFVFSFNDSGKSNLTWIGFTWDNWTNPCGAPEVCPAVINSITVGLTVTVVATILGTLIAFALVRHRFRGRTSTNLLIFLPMATPEVVLGSSLLTLFLNMVIPLGFWTVVLAHIMFCISFVVVTVKARLASMDPNIEQAAMDLYASEWQAFRRITLPLVAPGIAAAALLAFSLSFDDFIITNFNSGQFTTFPKFIYVADKRGIPAQAYVIASAMFFIALAIVLIGQFASRRRKEG